A window from Acidobacteriota bacterium encodes these proteins:
- a CDS encoding LON peptidase substrate-binding domain-containing protein, which translates to MDLYETLPIVPLRDVVVFPHMMMPFVIGRPSSTRALEHALLKDKRIFLAAQHDAAV; encoded by the coding sequence ATGGATCTCTACGAAACGCTCCCTATCGTCCCCTTGCGGGACGTCGTCGTGTTTCCCCACATGATGATGCCGTTCGTGATCGGGCGGCCCAGCTCGACGCGAGCGCTCGAGCACGCGCTCCTGAAGGACAAGCGGATTTTTCTGGCCGCGCAACACGACGCCGCGGTTG